In Streptomyces sp. NBC_01707, a genomic segment contains:
- a CDS encoding GntR family transcriptional regulator, whose translation MVDSSKDHGRTSPDGSGVEAPERISLGVRARDAVRQRIVDGRYPQGARLVEREVAEELRMSRVPVREALRALVTEGLLELLPHSGVRVRRLERVDVEHLYEVWEPLAVQASRLAARRVAGAVPGDLSPLASLQASLDRAERAAGDGDGAREVAAHTAFHEDIVALTGNPLLARTMEQLSWQLQLLFGMRKEPAHMRAQHGVMFRHIAQGDEEAAAASTLLHVRDSRAVAIRALFQDT comes from the coding sequence GTGGTGGACAGCAGCAAGGATCACGGCCGCACGTCTCCGGACGGTTCGGGTGTGGAGGCGCCGGAGCGCATCTCACTCGGCGTCCGGGCGCGGGATGCCGTCCGCCAGCGGATCGTCGACGGTCGCTACCCGCAGGGGGCGCGCCTGGTGGAGCGTGAAGTCGCCGAGGAGCTGCGCATGTCCCGGGTCCCCGTGCGGGAGGCCTTGCGCGCGCTCGTCACCGAGGGCCTGCTCGAACTGCTGCCGCACAGCGGCGTCCGGGTACGTCGGTTGGAGCGAGTCGACGTGGAGCACCTGTACGAGGTGTGGGAGCCGCTCGCTGTCCAGGCATCGCGTCTCGCGGCCCGCCGTGTTGCCGGGGCAGTGCCGGGGGACCTGTCGCCCCTGGCCTCGCTGCAGGCTTCCCTCGACCGGGCCGAGCGAGCTGCCGGCGATGGCGACGGAGCGCGCGAGGTGGCGGCTCACACCGCGTTCCACGAGGACATCGTGGCACTGACCGGCAACCCTCTACTCGCCCGCACCATGGAGCAACTGAGCTGGCAGCTTCAGCTGTTGTTCGGGATGCGCAAGGAGCCCGCGCACATGCGGGCACAGCACGGGGTGATGTTCCGGCACATCGCGCAGGGCGACGAGGAAGCGGCGGCGGCGAGCACGCTGCTGCACGTGCGCGACAGCCGGGCAGTGGCCATCAGGGCGCTGTTCCAGGACACGTGA
- a CDS encoding amidohydrolase family protein — protein MCVEPAPPPSTRLTRRGVIAGAAALAGTSALLATATPDAAAARRGMSSGGDLVVDGGTLLDPANGDVIEDAVVVVKGGIVRAAGSREHVAAHVPAGAPVLQAHGRWILPGLVDAHIHLNTAAEARDAVLRGATTARSGSTNFYQDIAVRELARQMPQQAPRLRAAGIFVTPDLGDTILADPDLAPLARLRDGVRSTEALRRVVEVNLTRGADTVKTRVNERAGLPEQDPLVQVYTHAQLSTIVAAARRGGKSVLCHSYSEKGCHDAVTAGVRSLEHGVFVGEHTLHEMRSRGTYFTPTLTAIAGLVDSPDPILAERGRTYLPVLKRAVLAAHELGVQLAAGTDSSGGKVQPIGREVELMRAAGLPALDAIRTATTGAAELLGLAGTVGRLRPGFTGDMLVLDGDPLADVTVLKKPARVVRAGFALQ, from the coding sequence ATGTGCGTAGAGCCCGCCCCTCCCCCATCGACCCGGCTGACCCGGCGTGGCGTCATCGCGGGTGCCGCAGCGCTGGCGGGGACCTCAGCTCTCCTTGCCACGGCAACGCCTGACGCGGCAGCTGCCCGCCGGGGCATGTCGTCGGGCGGCGACCTGGTCGTGGACGGCGGCACGCTGCTGGACCCGGCCAACGGCGACGTCATCGAGGATGCGGTCGTCGTCGTCAAGGGAGGCATCGTCCGCGCGGCCGGGTCCCGGGAGCACGTCGCCGCACACGTCCCCGCCGGCGCGCCCGTCCTGCAGGCGCACGGCCGATGGATCCTGCCCGGCCTGGTCGACGCGCACATCCACCTCAACACGGCGGCCGAAGCCCGTGACGCGGTACTCAGAGGCGCGACCACCGCGCGCAGCGGGTCGACGAACTTCTACCAGGACATCGCGGTACGGGAGTTGGCCCGCCAGATGCCACAGCAGGCGCCCCGACTCCGGGCGGCGGGCATCTTCGTGACGCCGGACCTGGGCGACACCATTCTCGCCGACCCGGACCTGGCTCCCCTTGCCCGGCTGCGGGATGGTGTGCGCTCGACGGAGGCCCTGCGCCGCGTGGTCGAGGTGAATCTGACGCGCGGTGCCGACACCGTAAAGACCCGGGTGAACGAGCGCGCCGGGCTGCCCGAGCAGGACCCGCTGGTCCAGGTGTACACCCACGCGCAGCTGTCCACGATCGTCGCGGCCGCCCGCCGCGGCGGCAAGAGCGTGCTGTGTCACAGCTACAGCGAGAAGGGCTGCCACGACGCGGTGACGGCAGGAGTCCGCTCGCTGGAACACGGAGTATTCGTCGGCGAGCACACGCTGCACGAAATGCGGAGCCGGGGAACATACTTCACCCCGACGCTCACCGCGATCGCCGGACTCGTCGACTCCCCGGACCCGATTCTGGCGGAGCGTGGCCGCACGTATCTGCCTGTGCTCAAGCGAGCGGTGCTGGCCGCGCACGAGCTGGGTGTTCAGCTTGCGGCCGGTACGGACTCCTCGGGCGGCAAGGTGCAGCCCATCGGCCGTGAAGTGGAGTTGATGCGTGCTGCGGGGCTGCCCGCCCTGGACGCGATCCGCACGGCGACGACCGGCGCGGCCGAGCTGCTCGGCCTTGCAGGGACCGTCGGCCGACTGCGGCCCGGCTTCACCGGAGACATGCTGGTACTGGACGGCGATCCGCTCGCCGACGTCACCGTTCTCAAGAAGCCGGCGCGCGTGGTGCGGGCGGGCTTTGCGCTGCAGTGA